Proteins from a genomic interval of Zingiber officinale cultivar Zhangliang chromosome 2A, Zo_v1.1, whole genome shotgun sequence:
- the LOC122043482 gene encoding xyloglucan endotransglucosylase/hydrolase protein 20-like, with protein MASAPYSSFLLAALLALVAGVSAINFLSDVEITWGRGKALNSDILQLTLDRASGSGFRSRQEFLFGRFDIRMKLVPGNSAGTVTTFYLSSLGGTHDEIDLEFLGNVSGQPYVLHTNVYARGTGDREQQFYLWFDPRLDFHTYSVLWNPQEIVIYVDGTPIRVFRNNERLGVPYPKSQPMRVYASIWDGDDWATRGGLDKTDWSKAPFIATYRGLTADACAVGSYGCSANRRGWWNQVLDSAGMQKVRWMRERYMIYNYCRDPKRQTARGPPPECAVN; from the exons ATGGCGAGTGCCCCGTACTCGTCGTTCCTGCTCGCCGCCCTTCTCGCCCTCGTCGCCGGTGTCTCGGCGATCAACTTCCTCTCCGACGTGGAGATCACATGGGGCCGCGGCAAAGCCCTCAACAGCGACATCCTCCAGCTCACCCTCGACCGCGCCTCTGGCTCCGGATTCCGCTCCCGGCAGGAGTTCCTCTTCGGCCGCTTCGACATCCGCATGAAGCTCGTCCCCGGAAACTCCGCCGGCACCGTCACCACCTTCTAC ttGTCGTCGTTGGGGGGCACGCACGACGAGATCGACCTGGAGTTCCTGGGGAACGTGAGCGGGCAGCCGTACGTGCTGCACACCAACGTGTACGCGCGGGGGACCGGCGACCGGGAACAGCAGTTCTACCTCTGGTTCGATCCCAGACTGGATTTTCACACTTACTCTGTTCTGTGGAATCCTCAAGAGATTGT GATTTATGTGGACGGGACGCCGATCAGAGTGTTCCGGAACAACGAACGGCTGGGGGTACCATACCCGAAGAGTCAGCCCATGCGGGTGTACGCCAGCATTTGGGACGGCGACGATTGGGCCACGCGCGGCGGCCTGGATAAGACCGACTGGTCCAAGGCGCCCTTCATCGCCACCTACCGGGGGCTCACTGCCGACGCCTGCGCCGTCGGCTCCTACGGCTGCTCCGCTAACCGCCGCGGGTGGTGGAACCAAGTGCTGGACTCCGCCGGAATGCAGAAGGTGAGGTGGATGCGGGAGAGGTACATGATTTATAACTACTGCCGCGACCCCAAGCGGCAGACGGCGAGGGGCCCGCCGCCGGAGTGCGCGGTCAATTAA
- the LOC122040333 gene encoding WUSCHEL-related homeobox 4-like, with translation MKMIQPPSLTLWDGHSSSSSSSPPSPSSSSSSTFINAAVAKRLRSLVPVQTSSSSSDAIAAAELVHSGGTRWNPMPEQVKLLEALYAGGLRTPNPVQIEQITAELGRFGRIEGKNVFYWFQNHKARERQKQKRAAAFHLKKEEMATKEATVDLGRKRKCRSWSRADVAVVEDCERRTLELFPLHPEWKQI, from the exons ATGAAGATGATCCAACCACCATCACTCACCTTGTGGGATGGAcattcctcctcctcttcttcgtctcctccttctccttcttcttcctcctcctcgacTTTCATCAATGCGGCTGTCGCAAAGCGCCTTCGTTCTCTTGTCCCCGTTCAAACGTCGTCATCGTCGTCGGATGCCATCGCTGCTGCTGAATTA GTCCATTCGGGCGGGACGCGATGGAACCCGATGCCGGAGCAAGTAAAGCTGCTGGAGGCGCTGTACGCTGGCGGTTTGCGGACGCCGAACCCGGTCCAAATCGAGCAGATAACGGCCGAGCTGGGCCGGTTCGGCCGCATCGAAGGCAAGAACGTTTTCTACTGGTTCCAGAACCACAAGGCCCGGGAGCGGCAGAAGCAGAAGCGCGCCGCCGCCTTCCATCTCAAA AAGGAAGAGATGGCGACGAAGGAGGCGACGGTGGATTTGGGCCGCAAGCGGAAGTGCAGAAGCTGGAGCAGAGCGGATGTGGCGGTGGTGGAGGATTGTGAGAGGAGGACGTTGGAGCTTTTCCCATTGCACCCCGAATGGAAACAGATTTGA